A single genomic interval of Monodelphis domestica isolate mMonDom1 chromosome X, mMonDom1.pri, whole genome shotgun sequence harbors:
- the LOC100013600 gene encoding charged multivesicular body protein 5-like, with protein MYKQQRDNLSQQSFNMEQANYTIQSLKDTKTMVDAMKLGVKQMKKAHKQVKIDQIEDIQDQLEDMMEDANEIQEALSRSYGTPEIDEDDLKAELDALGDELLADEDSSYLDEAASAPAIPEGVPSDAKNKDGVLVDEFGLPQILAT; from the coding sequence ATGTATAAACAACAACGGGACAATCTTTCACAACAGTCTTTTAATATGGAACAAGCAAATTATACTATCCAGTCACTGAAAGACACCAAAACAATGGTGGATGCTATGAAATTAGGtgtaaaacaaatgaagaaagcaCACAAGCAAGTCAAGATTGACCAAATTGAGGATATACAAGACCAGTTAGAAGATATGATGGAAGATGCAAATGAAATCCAAGAGGCTCTGAGTCGGAGTTACGGAACTCCAGAGATTGATGAAGATGACTTAAAGGCAGAATTGGATGCACTGGGTGATGAACTGTTAGCTGATGAAGACAGCTCTTACTTAGACGAGGCAGCATCTGCACCAGCAATTCCTGAAGGTGTTCCCAGTGATGCAAAAAACAAGGATGGTGTACTGGTGGATGAATTTGGACTGCCACAGATTCTAGCTACATAG